The following coding sequences lie in one Bacteroides helcogenes P 36-108 genomic window:
- a CDS encoding aldo/keto reductase yields the protein MEYRRLGNTELSVSAVALGCEGFIGKTEEETKTLMDFAIGNGINFIDIYSSNPDLRACLGKALAGQRQQFIIQGHLCSTWENGQYLRTRDIDKTKAGFDEQLRLLQTDYLDIGMIHYVDDEKDFHRVFDGPIMQLALHLKAEGKIHHIGMSSHNPQVAMLAVNSGIIDVLMFSINPCYDLQPASENVEDLWADENYAHKLHNIDPVREKLYEQCEQKGVGIDVMKVYGGGDLLSAANSPFKRAMTPVQCMEYALTRPGVAAVMVGCRNREEVQMATDWCTSTREEKDYTTAMQGMDRFSWQGHCMYCGHCAPCTAGIDIAAVNKFYNLTVAEGFVPETVREHYKLLPHHASECIKCGKCEKNCPFGVNIRAQMEKAEKRFGY from the coding sequence ATGGAATACAGAAGATTAGGAAACACCGAACTCTCGGTCAGTGCCGTAGCATTGGGATGCGAGGGTTTCATCGGAAAGACGGAAGAAGAAACAAAGACTCTGATGGACTTCGCCATCGGCAATGGCATCAATTTCATAGACATATATTCCTCCAATCCGGACCTGCGTGCCTGCCTCGGAAAAGCATTGGCCGGGCAGAGACAACAGTTCATCATACAAGGACATCTGTGCAGCACTTGGGAAAACGGGCAATACCTGCGCACAAGAGACATTGACAAAACAAAAGCGGGCTTCGATGAACAGCTCAGACTATTGCAGACCGACTATCTGGATATCGGCATGATACATTACGTGGATGACGAGAAAGATTTCCATCGTGTATTCGACGGACCTATAATGCAACTTGCCCTACACCTGAAAGCGGAAGGCAAGATACACCACATCGGCATGAGCAGCCACAATCCACAGGTAGCCATGCTGGCAGTGAACAGCGGCATCATAGATGTGCTGATGTTCTCCATCAATCCTTGCTATGACCTGCAACCGGCCAGCGAAAACGTGGAAGACCTCTGGGCGGACGAAAACTATGCGCACAAGCTACACAACATAGACCCGGTACGCGAAAAGCTCTACGAACAGTGCGAGCAGAAGGGCGTAGGCATCGACGTGATGAAGGTATATGGAGGAGGCGACCTGCTGAGCGCCGCCAACTCTCCCTTCAAACGTGCCATGACACCCGTGCAATGTATGGAATATGCCCTGACACGTCCGGGAGTAGCTGCCGTCATGGTGGGCTGCCGCAACCGTGAAGAGGTGCAGATGGCTACGGACTGGTGCACCTCCACCCGAGAAGAGAAGGACTACACCACAGCCATGCAGGGGATGGATCGCTTCTCGTGGCAAGGCCATTGCATGTATTGCGGGCACTGCGCCCCCTGCACCGCGGGTATCGACATAGCTGCCGTCAACAAATTCTACAACCTGACCGTGGCAGAGGGCTTTGTGCCCGAAACCGTGAGAGAGCACTACAAACTGCTGCCCCACCATGCCTCCGAATGCATCAAGTGCGGCAAGTGTGAGAAGAACTGCCCGTTTGGGGTGAATATTCGGGCACAAATGGAAAAGGCGGAAAAAAGATTCGGGTACTAA
- a CDS encoding sensor histidine kinase, whose product MADKTNLYNLPVLDENIKNIIPAILDLTPIGVGLFSEKGDIVYCNKKLEENIRLCNRNAVCNIKDSLDIPQDVRHALSHGEACLSVMYFDIKGNVLPQWEKGCTSIQVSYSYLTAQADNKNYFLILSKVISEEEDNRNLLIESTRIRQEQMQKLEEANKTLHNAIKQNKLILDNINSSLIYLKPDYTVVWKNSLGIYGDQKDKMYRIGTHCYEHFGKNEPCDICPVKKAHEDHLPKFRTFFDPSGLSLDVNVVPIVGEDNTIEGYLMRLDDVSNREKMIKELREAKQTAEASERAKMAFLANMSHEVRTPLNAIVGFVELLNSEAATGMGQVERDEYVNIIKSNVELLTTLVNDILDHSRLAGGYYMPAISEVDVEALCRNVLETVRERVPAGVELLLDIAEDAKCLKAQTDAQRVQQLLINFLTNACKYTAKGSITLGLRKETAMGGILLHFQVTDTGVGIPKEKGKVIFERFEKLNDFKQGTGLGLSICRLIADVLHGNVYLDEHYTSGARFVFELPLDYKE is encoded by the coding sequence ATGGCCGACAAAACGAATCTGTATAACCTTCCGGTTCTTGACGAAAACATCAAGAATATCATACCCGCCATTTTGGACTTAACTCCCATTGGCGTGGGACTGTTCAGCGAAAAAGGCGACATCGTATATTGCAACAAAAAGTTGGAAGAAAACATCCGCTTGTGCAACCGCAATGCAGTATGCAATATAAAAGACAGCCTCGACATCCCGCAAGACGTACGTCATGCACTCTCCCATGGAGAAGCGTGCCTCTCTGTGATGTACTTCGACATAAAAGGCAACGTGCTGCCACAGTGGGAAAAAGGATGCACCTCCATCCAAGTGTCCTACTCCTATCTCACCGCCCAGGCAGACAACAAGAACTACTTCCTCATTCTCTCCAAAGTCATCAGCGAGGAAGAAGACAACAGAAACCTGCTGATAGAGTCCACCCGCATCCGGCAAGAGCAAATGCAGAAACTCGAAGAGGCAAACAAGACCTTGCACAATGCCATCAAACAAAACAAGTTGATACTGGACAACATAAACTCCAGTCTGATATATCTGAAACCGGACTACACAGTGGTGTGGAAAAACTCCTTGGGCATTTATGGCGACCAAAAAGACAAAATGTATCGTATAGGCACGCATTGCTATGAACACTTCGGCAAGAACGAGCCATGTGATATCTGCCCCGTAAAGAAAGCGCACGAAGACCACCTGCCCAAGTTCCGTACTTTCTTCGATCCCTCCGGGCTGTCGCTCGACGTGAACGTAGTCCCCATAGTAGGAGAGGACAACACCATAGAAGGCTATCTGATGCGCCTTGACGACGTGAGCAACCGCGAGAAAATGATTAAAGAACTGCGTGAAGCCAAACAGACGGCCGAAGCGAGCGAACGGGCAAAAATGGCTTTTCTGGCAAACATGAGCCACGAAGTGCGCACCCCTCTGAATGCCATTGTGGGGTTTGTGGAGTTGCTGAACAGCGAAGCCGCTACTGGAATGGGACAGGTTGAACGCGACGAATATGTAAATATCATCAAGTCGAATGTTGAACTTCTCACGACACTGGTCAATGACATACTGGATCACTCGCGATTGGCCGGCGGCTACTATATGCCCGCCATCAGCGAGGTGGATGTAGAAGCGCTTTGCCGAAATGTGCTTGAAACCGTCAGAGAACGTGTACCGGCAGGCGTAGAGTTACTGCTTGACATTGCAGAAGACGCTAAATGCCTGAAAGCGCAGACCGATGCGCAACGCGTGCAGCAACTCCTGATCAATTTCCTCACCAATGCCTGCAAATATACCGCAAAGGGAAGCATCACACTCGGCCTGCGCAAAGAGACAGCCATGGGCGGCATACTGCTACATTTCCAAGTCACCGACACCGGCGTAGGTATTCCTAAGGAGAAAGGAAAGGTTATCTTTGAGCGCTTTGAAAAGCTGAATGACTTTAAGCAAGGCACGGGATTAGGGCTGAGCATCTGCCGCCTGATAGCCGACGTGCTTCACGGAAATGTGTATCTTGACGAGCACTATACAAGCGGCGCCCGGTTTGTGTTCGAACTTCCACTGGACTACAAAGAATAA
- a CDS encoding 4Fe-4S binding protein — protein sequence MLRKIRLTLAVLFFICTTLLFLDFTGSVHRWLGWMAKIQFLPALLAVNVGVVLLLVAMTLVFGRIYCSVICPLGVFQDIVSWISGKRKKNRFRYSKALNRLRYGVLTVFVVAMIAGVGSFAALLAPYSSYGRMAANLFAPVYQWGNNLLAYLAERADSYAFYTVDVWIKSVPTLAVAAVTFAAVIILAWRGGRTYCNTVCPVGTVLGFLAKYSWLKPVIDTSKCNGCGLCARNCKASCINPKEHAIDYSRCVACMDCINKCRQGAIRYIHPTKLQTAENAQPGANDTKASQDQVSNARRSFLTSTALLATISVVKAQEKKVDGGLAVIQDKKIPKRGTPLTPPGSLSAHNMAQHCTACQLCVSACPNQVLRPSTDLLKLMQPEMSYERGYCRPECTHCSDVCPAGAIRPITKADKSAIQIGHAVWIKKNCIPLTDGVECGNCARHCPTGAIQMVPSDPAAENSPKIPAVNTERCIGCGACENLCPARPFSAIYVEGHEVHRTV from the coding sequence ATGTTACGTAAAATCAGACTGACACTTGCCGTCTTGTTTTTCATCTGCACCACCCTGCTGTTTCTGGACTTCACCGGAAGCGTGCACAGATGGTTGGGATGGATGGCTAAAATCCAGTTCCTGCCCGCCCTGCTGGCTGTGAACGTGGGAGTAGTCTTGCTGCTTGTCGCAATGACACTGGTGTTCGGGCGTATCTATTGCTCGGTCATCTGTCCGTTGGGCGTGTTTCAGGACATTGTATCGTGGATTTCAGGAAAGAGGAAGAAGAACCGCTTCCGCTACTCCAAAGCTTTGAACCGGTTGCGCTACGGAGTACTGACCGTCTTTGTGGTGGCAATGATAGCCGGAGTGGGATCCTTTGCGGCTCTGCTGGCTCCATACAGTTCATACGGGCGCATGGCGGCCAATCTGTTTGCACCTGTCTATCAATGGGGCAACAACCTGCTGGCTTATCTGGCCGAGCGTGCGGACAGCTATGCCTTCTACACGGTGGATGTCTGGATAAAGAGTGTGCCTACCCTCGCCGTGGCTGCGGTGACGTTCGCGGCAGTCATCATTTTGGCTTGGCGCGGAGGACGTACCTATTGCAACACCGTTTGCCCGGTGGGCACTGTCTTGGGATTCCTCGCCAAATATTCTTGGCTGAAACCGGTGATAGATACTTCCAAATGCAACGGTTGCGGCCTCTGCGCACGCAACTGCAAGGCGTCGTGCATCAATCCGAAAGAACATGCGATAGATTACAGCCGTTGCGTAGCCTGCATGGATTGCATCAACAAGTGCCGCCAGGGAGCCATCCGCTACATCCATCCGACAAAATTGCAAACTGCGGAGAACGCACAGCCTGGCGCAAATGACACCAAGGCCTCGCAAGACCAGGTGAGCAACGCCCGCCGGAGTTTCCTGACTTCCACAGCCCTGCTCGCCACCATTTCGGTAGTAAAGGCACAGGAGAAGAAGGTGGATGGAGGACTGGCCGTCATTCAGGATAAGAAGATTCCCAAACGCGGCACACCCCTCACCCCTCCCGGATCGCTAAGCGCACACAACATGGCACAGCATTGCACCGCCTGCCAGCTTTGCGTATCGGCCTGCCCCAATCAGGTGCTCCGCCCGTCCACCGACCTGCTGAAACTGATGCAGCCGGAAATGTCCTACGAACGCGGATATTGCCGTCCCGAATGCACCCATTGTTCCGATGTATGTCCGGCAGGAGCCATCCGCCCCATCACGAAAGCCGACAAGTCGGCCATCCAGATCGGGCATGCCGTATGGATAAAGAAGAACTGCATCCCGCTGACCGACGGAGTGGAATGCGGCAACTGCGCGCGCCATTGCCCCACGGGAGCCATCCAGATGGTTCCGTCCGATCCTGCCGCCGAGAATTCGCCTAAGATTCCGGCGGTAAACACCGAACGCTGCATAGGCTGCGGAGCTTGCGAGAATCTCTGCCCCGCCCGCCCGTTCAGTGCCATTTATGTGGAAGGGCACGAAGTACATAGAACCGTTTAA